One Echinicola strongylocentroti DNA window includes the following coding sequences:
- a CDS encoding GH36-type glycosyl hydrolase domain-containing protein has product MKNYLALTLLLLLALTVHGQISEENNDKLSNNIVSNEKFEKVKKMALKVVSEGFNAGDGYREVWIRDYNTFINIATKVYPKETLRENLLVFFRMQADDGNIIDGFTPVASIGEDDTDFSYSELEPRYAGHKNTVETDQETSLVQTVYKYIKATGDFSLLSEKVGDKTVAERLEWSMDYLMEHRFDREHGLLWGATTADWGDVQPEHGWGVDIDKNTHRAIDIYDNAMMVIALANLMEIMPESREKWATIKLQLEKNIRKHLWDAEAQKFIPHIYLEGSPFPEDFKENEIFYFGGTAIAIEAGLLTHEEIEHSLNQMVSLVKQAGAPSIGLTVYPPYPAGYFANKIMNPEYSYQNGGDWTWFGGRMVLELVKNGFVEEAYREIQPMVDRVIENDGFYEWYSVDNQPRGSGTFRGSAGVLYDAIVALQESNNTKN; this is encoded by the coding sequence TTGACCCTACTTCTATTGCTTGCCCTAACTGTTCATGGGCAAATCAGCGAAGAAAATAATGACAAGCTTTCGAATAATATTGTAAGCAATGAAAAATTCGAGAAAGTAAAGAAAATGGCCTTAAAAGTAGTCTCCGAAGGCTTTAATGCAGGTGATGGATACAGGGAGGTCTGGATCAGGGATTACAATACTTTCATTAACATCGCCACCAAGGTGTACCCGAAGGAAACGCTAAGGGAAAACCTATTGGTTTTTTTCAGGATGCAGGCAGATGATGGGAATATCATCGATGGTTTTACGCCAGTGGCGTCCATTGGGGAAGACGACACCGATTTTAGTTATTCTGAGCTGGAGCCAAGGTATGCTGGTCACAAAAATACCGTGGAGACAGACCAAGAGACTTCTTTGGTGCAAACTGTCTACAAATACATCAAGGCCACCGGTGATTTTTCACTGCTTTCAGAAAAGGTAGGGGACAAAACGGTGGCCGAACGGCTGGAGTGGTCCATGGATTATCTGATGGAGCACCGCTTTGACAGGGAGCATGGCCTGCTCTGGGGCGCGACTACTGCCGACTGGGGAGATGTGCAGCCAGAACATGGATGGGGAGTGGATATTGATAAAAACACCCATCGGGCCATTGATATTTATGATAATGCCATGATGGTCATTGCCTTGGCCAACCTAATGGAAATAATGCCTGAAAGCAGGGAAAAATGGGCAACCATCAAGCTGCAACTGGAAAAAAATATCCGAAAGCACCTCTGGGACGCAGAAGCGCAAAAGTTCATTCCCCATATCTATCTGGAGGGTTCACCTTTTCCAGAAGACTTCAAGGAGAATGAGATTTTTTATTTTGGCGGCACTGCTATCGCCATCGAAGCGGGATTGCTGACACATGAGGAAATCGAACATTCCCTGAATCAAATGGTTTCTCTGGTGAAACAAGCCGGTGCACCCTCTATCGGATTGACAGTCTATCCTCCATATCCGGCAGGCTATTTTGCCAATAAGATCATGAATCCGGAGTACAGCTACCAAAACGGAGGCGACTGGACTTGGTTTGGAGGAAGGATGGTCCTGGAATTGGTCAAAAATGGATTTGTCGAGGAAGCATACAGGGAAATACAGCCAATGGTCGATAGGGTAATAGAAAACGATGGCTTTTACGAGTGGTATTCGGTCGATAACCAGCCACGAGGGTCAGGGACTTTTAGGGGAAGTGCCGGAGTGCTCTATGATGCCATAGTTGCCCTACAAGAATCCAATAATACAAAAAACTAG
- a CDS encoding ROK family protein → MGRPTILADGEKMLQVGVDIGGSHITACLFDGERQELLLESMTTRHPDPNGTANELIGVWAEAIELAIKQSNAPVRGVGIAVPGPFDYAEGISLVIGVNKFECIYGVNIKEELSQRLKLEKSQIRFVNDASAFGIAVTKVGLGKGANRCVALTLGTGLGSSFLVDGVPVLSGDEVPENGWLYNGEFQGEMADDHFSARGLVGLYKSLGGKEASTALDVFTLAKSDPLAQKTFELFGSRLGSFLDPYIQRFGAQILVLGGNLSRSFALFELDLLKELSIDSVVVSPMLDHAPLIGGAMLFEEEYYGNLAQVINRMK, encoded by the coding sequence ATGGGAAGACCGACAATATTGGCAGATGGGGAGAAAATGCTGCAGGTTGGAGTAGATATCGGTGGAAGCCATATTACGGCTTGTCTTTTTGATGGCGAGCGTCAGGAGCTTCTGCTGGAGTCCATGACCACGCGGCATCCCGACCCAAATGGAACAGCCAACGAGCTCATAGGAGTATGGGCTGAGGCGATTGAGCTGGCCATAAAACAATCCAATGCACCAGTAAGAGGGGTTGGGATTGCTGTTCCAGGGCCATTTGATTATGCGGAGGGGATCAGCCTGGTCATCGGGGTAAATAAATTTGAATGTATTTATGGTGTCAATATCAAAGAGGAACTTTCTCAACGCCTGAAGTTAGAAAAATCCCAAATTAGATTTGTCAATGATGCATCGGCATTTGGCATTGCAGTGACCAAGGTAGGTCTTGGCAAAGGTGCAAATCGCTGTGTGGCCTTGACCTTGGGGACAGGGCTTGGATCTTCGTTTTTAGTTGATGGCGTGCCGGTACTATCAGGTGATGAGGTGCCCGAAAATGGTTGGTTATATAATGGTGAATTTCAAGGGGAAATGGCGGATGACCATTTTTCAGCCCGTGGTTTGGTGGGGCTATATAAGTCCCTTGGAGGAAAGGAAGCGTCTACTGCTTTGGACGTTTTTACCCTTGCCAAATCTGATCCACTGGCCCAGAAAACCTTTGAATTGTTTGGAAGTAGATTGGGCAGTTTTCTTGATCCATATATCCAAAGATTTGGTGCCCAAATACTTGTGTTGGGAGGAAATCTATCACGATCCTTCGCTTTGTTTGAGCTGGATTTGCTGAAAGAACTGTCCATAGACAGTGTAGTGGTTTCCCCAATGCTGGATCACGCCCCATTGATCGGTGGAGCCATGCTTTTTGAGGAGGAATATTATGGAAATTTAGCACAGGTAATAAATAGGATGAAATGA
- a CDS encoding MFS transporter, with protein sequence MKDISSQTLPYGKILPVLLSFVVMGFVDIVGVSTGYAQKEFDLSPEMAQLIPSMVFVWFFVLSVPISILQNKVGKRKVLLAGIGATALGMAIPFVSFSYGIFLCSFVLLGIGNTLIQVSSNPLLREVVTAEKYPSILSVSQFIKAISSLLGPLLVAMLASRTGDWKNVFLVYGAVAICTGAWLAKTPIKETHEQASAGFKDCFRLLKDPVIAFMVFAIFLTVGIDVGMNTNIQGVLVSKFDLTLEDASLGISLYFFSLLVSRLLGAVILGKMSHVKFLKWSGWLTVIAFVCLMVSPSLETTLASIILVGLASANLFPLIFALTINRTPKRSNEISGLMTMAIVGGAVVPFIMGLIQKSAGVDFVFLVPAIAAVVLSFSYLKFGK encoded by the coding sequence ATGAAAGATATAAGCTCACAAACACTGCCATATGGTAAAATTTTACCAGTGCTGCTGAGTTTTGTGGTAATGGGATTTGTGGATATTGTTGGGGTTTCGACAGGGTACGCCCAGAAGGAGTTTGACCTCAGCCCAGAAATGGCACAATTGATTCCTTCCATGGTTTTTGTCTGGTTTTTTGTGCTGTCGGTTCCCATTAGCATACTCCAGAATAAGGTAGGAAAAAGAAAGGTCCTGCTCGCCGGAATTGGTGCCACAGCATTGGGAATGGCCATACCATTTGTCAGCTTTAGTTATGGCATATTCCTTTGCTCATTTGTGTTACTGGGAATTGGCAATACCTTAATTCAGGTTTCTTCCAATCCTTTGCTGAGAGAGGTAGTTACGGCAGAGAAGTATCCCAGTATTCTGAGTGTGTCCCAGTTTATCAAGGCCATTAGTTCCTTGCTGGGGCCATTGCTAGTGGCTATGCTGGCATCCAGGACTGGTGATTGGAAGAATGTATTTTTGGTATATGGTGCGGTAGCGATCTGTACTGGAGCATGGCTGGCCAAAACCCCCATAAAAGAAACCCACGAGCAAGCTTCTGCGGGATTTAAGGATTGCTTTAGGTTATTGAAAGATCCCGTGATTGCCTTTATGGTGTTTGCCATATTTTTGACCGTTGGGATTGACGTGGGCATGAATACCAATATCCAAGGCGTTTTGGTTTCCAAGTTTGATCTTACGTTGGAGGATGCATCGTTAGGGATCAGCCTTTATTTCTTTTCCTTGTTGGTCAGCCGCTTGCTGGGGGCTGTGATCTTGGGAAAAATGAGCCATGTGAAGTTTCTCAAGTGGTCTGGATGGCTTACGGTGATTGCATTTGTATGTCTAATGGTGTCTCCTAGTCTTGAAACCACCTTGGCATCCATCATACTAGTAGGATTGGCCTCGGCCAACCTGTTTCCGTTGATCTTTGCATTGACCATCAACAGGACCCCCAAAAGGAGCAATGAAATATCGGGACTGATGACGATGGCGATAGTTGGTGGGGCGGTGGTTCCGTTTATCATGGGGCTTATCCAGAAATCAGCAGGAGTGGATTTTGTGTTTCTCGTCCCCGCTATTGCAGCGGTGGTGCTGTCGTTTTCTTACCTAAAGTTCGGAAAATGA
- a CDS encoding GntR family transcriptional regulator, giving the protein MEVRGFELDHKSAIPYHVQLEKYLRALIKLKEYASGESLLPKEESMAKRFGVSRNTVRQAIDKLVQDGLVERKRGVGSKVVAQNISTRLDQWISFTKEMRDKGIDVVEYAVEIDFVKPDKDTARALNLGTDTEVCCLKRVRGAEDAKYLFSISYFHPRIGLTGSENFYQPLYEMLEKECHIVVTVSKEKLKAIAAPAVIAHALDIKKGDPVLKRERVVLDRGDRPVEYNLVYYATDYFSYDIDIKREL; this is encoded by the coding sequence ATGGAGGTAAGGGGATTTGAACTAGACCATAAGAGTGCCATTCCGTATCACGTGCAGTTGGAAAAGTATTTGAGGGCACTGATAAAGCTGAAGGAGTATGCCTCAGGGGAATCATTGCTGCCCAAGGAAGAGAGTATGGCCAAAAGGTTTGGCGTTTCTCGCAATACCGTAAGACAGGCCATAGATAAACTGGTGCAGGATGGTTTGGTGGAAAGAAAAAGGGGAGTAGGATCCAAGGTGGTCGCCCAGAATATTTCCACACGACTAGACCAGTGGATTTCCTTTACCAAAGAAATGCGGGACAAGGGCATAGATGTGGTGGAATATGCCGTAGAAATTGATTTTGTTAAGCCGGACAAGGATACTGCAAGGGCTTTGAATTTGGGGACAGATACAGAAGTTTGTTGTCTCAAGCGGGTGAGAGGTGCTGAAGATGCCAAATATTTGTTCAGTATTTCCTATTTCCACCCCCGGATAGGCCTGACAGGATCCGAGAATTTTTACCAGCCGCTTTATGAGATGTTGGAGAAGGAATGTCATATAGTGGTAACGGTGTCCAAAGAAAAGCTGAAAGCCATCGCCGCTCCTGCCGTTATCGCCCATGCATTGGATATCAAGAAAGGAGATCCCGTCCTGAAGCGGGAAAGGGTCGTGTTGGACAGGGGAGACAGGCCAGTGGAGTACAACCTAGTGTATTATGCCACAGATTATTTTTCCTACGATATTGATATCAAAAGGGAACTGTAA
- a CDS encoding GH92 family glycosyl hydrolase — protein sequence MKSITNFGVLLLTCLLLGTACNSSSDLQEKEHSEGVSFLEFVDPNIGSVHSRWFFYTPGAMPFGMAKLGPSTNGSYGNKSGWEAVGYDGRHESIEGFANLHEFQVGGFLFTATTGKLHTVPGSLENPDEGYRSRFDKEDEVATPGYYKVKLKDYDVTAELTATERVGFHKYTFPKTDSAYIVLDIGNQLGESGKVKDAAVTFNDDNTIEGWVITYPEYVKKYQPDGEVKMFFSAVINKTPESVGAFNGDNRKENQHHTTGVGAGLYMAFDTQEGESIEMKAGFSYTSLENAKKNLLAEAKDLDFETAKTLAQKKWNEELGKIKISDPSKENKTKFYTGLYHALLGRGLASDVNGQFPENDGSIGQIPLDANGEPEFDFYNTDSVWGAFWNLTQLWTLVWPEYYNDFVQSHLAVYKNSGWMSDGLANSKFVSGVGTNFVGLVIAAAYQANIRDYDVELAFKAAYENEVKYENRNEGAGKTDLKPFVEKGFIPYQPGWDTSPEGSAFSVSHALEYSYSSYAVAQFAKALGKDAEYNELMQLSHNWEKVYDEAIDFVRPRVASGEFMKDFDPFAPWVGFQEGNAWQYTFYVPHTPEALVEKMGDEKFVNRLDSIFTVSEKTGFGGEDIDAFAGLSYLYNQGNQPNLHIPWLFNYTSQPWLTQKWVRRICDVFYGVEEVHGYGLGQDEDQGQLGAWYVMASIGLFDVKGLVEMGPSFQFGSPLFDEVEITTTNGKSIRITTKNNREDNVFIQSIKLNGKSYDQSQISLDQLREGAHLEMNLGDTPNKNLFEDL from the coding sequence ATGAAAAGCATTACAAATTTTGGTGTTTTACTGTTGACATGCCTGCTGCTTGGTACGGCGTGTAATTCTTCGTCAGATTTACAGGAGAAGGAGCATTCGGAGGGAGTTTCCTTTCTTGAATTTGTAGATCCCAATATTGGGTCAGTACATAGTCGTTGGTTTTTTTATACTCCTGGAGCCATGCCGTTTGGGATGGCTAAATTAGGACCATCTACCAATGGAAGTTATGGGAACAAAAGTGGTTGGGAAGCGGTAGGATATGATGGCAGGCATGAGAGTATTGAAGGTTTTGCAAACCTGCATGAATTTCAGGTCGGAGGGTTTCTTTTTACTGCCACTACTGGTAAGCTACATACCGTACCGGGAAGCCTGGAAAACCCCGATGAAGGTTACCGTTCCCGGTTTGACAAAGAAGATGAGGTGGCCACACCCGGCTATTATAAGGTCAAGCTGAAGGACTATGACGTCACTGCTGAACTGACCGCGACCGAAAGAGTAGGGTTTCATAAATATACCTTCCCAAAAACCGACAGTGCTTATATTGTTCTGGACATCGGCAATCAATTGGGAGAAAGTGGTAAAGTAAAGGATGCCGCTGTCACCTTTAATGATGACAATACCATCGAAGGATGGGTGATTACCTATCCGGAATATGTAAAAAAATACCAGCCTGATGGAGAAGTGAAAATGTTTTTTTCTGCGGTTATTAACAAAACTCCTGAATCGGTAGGTGCTTTTAATGGTGACAACAGAAAAGAGAATCAACATCACACGACTGGAGTAGGAGCAGGGCTTTACATGGCCTTCGACACCCAAGAGGGTGAGTCCATTGAAATGAAAGCTGGGTTTTCCTACACCTCTCTGGAAAACGCAAAAAAGAACCTACTTGCAGAAGCAAAAGACCTTGATTTCGAAACCGCCAAAACACTGGCCCAAAAAAAGTGGAATGAAGAGCTTGGCAAAATCAAGATTTCCGATCCTTCAAAGGAGAATAAAACCAAGTTTTATACAGGCCTTTACCATGCGCTTTTGGGAAGGGGATTGGCAAGTGATGTAAATGGCCAGTTTCCTGAAAATGACGGCTCCATTGGGCAAATTCCGTTGGATGCAAATGGTGAGCCGGAATTTGATTTTTACAATACGGACTCTGTTTGGGGGGCATTTTGGAACCTTACGCAATTGTGGACCCTAGTGTGGCCAGAATATTACAACGATTTTGTACAAAGCCATTTGGCCGTTTACAAAAACTCCGGATGGATGAGTGATGGGCTGGCCAACAGTAAATTTGTTTCCGGTGTCGGGACCAATTTTGTAGGGCTCGTCATAGCAGCGGCCTATCAGGCCAATATCAGGGATTATGATGTGGAATTGGCTTTTAAAGCAGCTTATGAAAATGAAGTAAAATATGAAAATAGAAATGAGGGAGCGGGCAAAACGGACTTGAAGCCCTTTGTAGAAAAAGGCTTTATTCCCTATCAACCAGGCTGGGATACTTCACCTGAAGGCTCGGCATTTTCTGTTTCACATGCTTTGGAATATAGCTATAGCAGTTATGCTGTCGCCCAATTTGCCAAAGCCCTTGGTAAAGATGCCGAGTATAATGAACTGATGCAGTTATCCCACAACTGGGAAAAAGTATATGATGAAGCAATAGACTTTGTAAGGCCAAGGGTGGCCTCTGGGGAGTTTATGAAGGATTTTGACCCTTTTGCTCCTTGGGTAGGATTTCAGGAGGGCAATGCCTGGCAATACACTTTTTATGTCCCCCACACTCCTGAAGCACTGGTAGAAAAAATGGGAGACGAAAAATTTGTCAACAGACTGGATTCTATTTTTACGGTTTCCGAAAAGACAGGCTTCGGGGGAGAGGATATCGATGCCTTTGCTGGATTAAGTTACCTATATAACCAAGGCAACCAGCCCAATTTGCATATTCCTTGGCTTTTTAACTATACAAGCCAGCCATGGCTTACCCAGAAATGGGTGAGACGTATCTGTGATGTATTTTATGGAGTGGAGGAAGTACATGGATATGGTTTAGGTCAGGATGAGGACCAGGGGCAGTTGGGAGCTTGGTATGTCATGGCTTCTATTGGCCTGTTTGATGTCAAAGGTTTGGTAGAAATGGGGCCTTCTTTTCAGTTTGGCAGTCCCTTATTTGATGAGGTGGAGATTACTACCACCAATGGTAAGTCCATTCGGATTACTACCAAAAACAACCGAGAGGACAACGTGTTTATTCAATCCATTAAATTGAACGGCAAGTCTTACGATCAATCCCAAATAAGCCTTGATCAGTTAAGGGAAGGGGCTCACTTGGAAATGAACTTGGGAGATACTCCCAATAAGAACTTATTTGAAGACTTGTAA
- a CDS encoding PAS domain S-box protein, with protein MVNPSQTPRNLDQHVFEQSPFPMWIYDLDTLEFLAVNKEAILHYGFSEEEFLSMTIKEIRPKEDIALLEKAVQQVRKGIKPNNERWFRHRKKDGSIIRVKIKSNRIVYRGSEAEIVSAIDLTASFNQQQRIETQKTYLAAIGEFQEILLKTKDWPNALKKCLGIIGDLLKVDRAYFLPQKGSEPNNGQCIKWTRDNKTNSRLPIGLSRSQIRNSCFYSDYLAKGKKFVATISEITEPEAKSVLETNKVQSLLLYPVFLEEELIGVFGIEDHRQEKKWQEMDLQVIHSLISNLSYAIKDSAAYEKLVESETRFRSLVQNGTDLIGLLDNMGNYKYVAPTSQKILGIPPEHFYTKNAFDFIYPDDIPRVKEQFEQIATKHHVTIDPYRFMNAQGNWVWLHTEITNHLDDPAINGIIANTQVVNEEIEKRISSELVASMTNSIGQPGALYKGMAHALERVTGLPNIDLCEMYLLSKDGQHLNLVSKYHADPKLGQLYRKNNMDSLSKGQGLPGVTWARNAIQVWDDLSLEPNFIRAEEIGLTPLQSAFAIPITYRHEFLAVFVAFSHKRAELLSDQIQLLKEVIKPIGAVIQQKLTEEEYRSFFDLSPGPLCVIGYDGYVKKYNSALGRLLRYDKKELLQKPLLNFVDNSDHGQSRKKMAAFIQGNTSKPLETRLLTKEGKVKTMIWKGKTIPASKVIIAVAKDITAQKSAEEHLKDAYTKLKTAQKIGKLGYWSRDLDSSISEWSDETYKIYGYTRKNFIPNMENLIQTFHPEDRHLIKNDPDQKRKPGKVNRYEHRIIDAQGKIKWVQQEIRLVADQQGRPFRIEGTIRDITEEKEYEQRLSISNNRFKLAMQVSNEMIWELNHSINNITRGTGFDEQVSYREQEPFSIANSWFQKIHPDDAAEVWSSYEAALDDESVNSWKMEYRMALANGHIGYFVDRCLILRDSMGKPIRSVGSVLNVTASRTHLEQIQRQNDNLREIAWLQSHKIRAPLSRIMGLTALAKETNREDISTEQIIDWIGSSCKELDRVVHEITKRTFDNTDGNNA; from the coding sequence ATGGTAAACCCATCACAAACACCACGGAATCTGGACCAGCATGTCTTTGAGCAATCCCCATTTCCCATGTGGATTTATGACCTCGATACCCTGGAGTTTTTAGCTGTCAATAAAGAAGCAATCCTCCATTATGGCTTCTCCGAGGAGGAATTTCTGAGCATGACCATAAAGGAGATTCGTCCCAAGGAAGACATTGCTCTTCTTGAAAAGGCCGTCCAACAGGTAAGAAAGGGCATCAAACCCAATAATGAAAGGTGGTTTAGGCATAGGAAAAAGGATGGAAGCATCATCCGGGTGAAGATCAAAAGCAATCGCATTGTATATCGGGGCAGTGAAGCGGAGATTGTGTCCGCCATAGATCTAACAGCCAGTTTTAATCAACAACAACGCATCGAAACCCAAAAAACCTACCTAGCGGCAATTGGAGAATTTCAGGAAATCCTTCTCAAGACAAAGGACTGGCCCAATGCGCTCAAAAAGTGCCTTGGCATCATCGGTGACCTTTTGAAGGTTGACAGAGCGTACTTTTTACCCCAGAAAGGGTCCGAACCAAACAATGGCCAGTGCATAAAATGGACAAGGGACAACAAAACCAATAGCAGGCTTCCAATAGGACTGTCACGATCCCAAATCAGGAATTCTTGTTTTTATAGCGATTACCTGGCAAAAGGGAAAAAATTCGTCGCCACTATTTCTGAAATCACAGAACCTGAAGCAAAATCGGTACTGGAAACGAATAAGGTCCAATCGCTACTGCTATATCCGGTGTTCTTGGAAGAGGAGCTAATCGGGGTTTTCGGTATTGAGGACCACCGACAAGAAAAGAAATGGCAGGAGATGGATTTACAAGTGATACATAGTCTTATCAGTAACCTTTCCTACGCCATAAAAGATTCTGCTGCATATGAAAAACTGGTCGAAAGCGAGACTAGGTTCAGGTCATTGGTTCAAAATGGCACGGACTTAATCGGCCTACTGGATAATATGGGTAACTATAAATATGTAGCCCCTACCAGCCAAAAAATATTGGGAATTCCTCCGGAACATTTCTATACCAAAAATGCATTTGACTTTATATATCCCGATGACATTCCTAGGGTCAAAGAGCAATTTGAGCAAATCGCCACCAAGCACCATGTCACTATAGACCCCTATCGCTTTATGAACGCACAGGGAAACTGGGTTTGGCTTCATACTGAAATCACCAATCACTTGGACGATCCTGCCATCAACGGGATTATCGCCAACACCCAAGTAGTCAACGAAGAAATCGAAAAGCGCATTTCCAGTGAGCTGGTAGCGTCCATGACCAACTCGATAGGACAGCCAGGGGCTCTGTATAAAGGTATGGCCCATGCACTGGAAAGGGTAACCGGTCTTCCCAATATCGATCTATGCGAAATGTATCTGCTATCTAAGGATGGTCAGCATTTAAATTTGGTTTCAAAATACCACGCAGACCCAAAACTTGGCCAGCTGTACAGAAAAAACAATATGGACAGTCTCTCCAAAGGTCAGGGGCTGCCTGGAGTCACTTGGGCTCGTAATGCTATCCAAGTATGGGACGACCTTTCTTTGGAACCTAATTTCATCCGGGCAGAAGAGATCGGGCTTACACCGCTACAATCGGCATTTGCCATTCCCATAACCTATCGCCATGAATTTCTGGCTGTCTTTGTGGCCTTTTCGCATAAAAGAGCCGAATTGCTCAGTGACCAAATACAATTGTTAAAAGAGGTCATTAAACCCATTGGAGCTGTTATCCAACAAAAATTGACTGAAGAGGAATATAGAAGCTTTTTTGACCTTTCTCCAGGCCCCTTATGTGTAATAGGTTATGACGGATATGTCAAAAAGTACAACAGTGCCTTGGGGCGGTTATTACGGTACGATAAGAAAGAATTGCTGCAAAAACCCCTGTTGAATTTTGTCGATAATAGTGACCACGGGCAATCACGTAAAAAGATGGCCGCTTTCATACAAGGAAACACTTCGAAGCCACTGGAAACCCGGCTACTGACAAAAGAAGGCAAGGTCAAAACAATGATCTGGAAAGGGAAGACAATACCAGCATCCAAAGTGATTATAGCAGTGGCCAAGGATATCACCGCGCAGAAAAGTGCCGAAGAGCACCTAAAGGATGCCTACACCAAATTAAAGACGGCTCAAAAAATAGGGAAATTGGGCTACTGGAGCCGTGACCTGGATTCAAGCATATCCGAATGGAGTGATGAAACGTACAAAATTTACGGTTATACCCGCAAAAACTTCATTCCCAACATGGAAAACCTAATCCAAACATTTCATCCAGAGGACCGGCACTTGATCAAAAATGATCCAGACCAAAAACGGAAACCGGGAAAAGTCAATCGATATGAACACCGCATCATCGATGCGCAGGGAAAGATCAAATGGGTGCAACAGGAAATCAGGTTGGTTGCGGACCAACAGGGACGTCCCTTCCGTATCGAAGGCACTATCCGGGACATCACGGAAGAAAAGGAGTATGAACAACGACTGTCTATAAGCAACAACCGCTTTAAACTGGCCATGCAAGTCAGCAATGAAATGATATGGGAATTGAACCATAGCATAAATAACATTACCCGAGGCACTGGTTTTGATGAGCAAGTCAGTTATAGGGAACAGGAACCTTTCTCAATAGCAAATTCATGGTTCCAAAAAATCCATCCTGACGATGCTGCGGAGGTTTGGAGTTCTTATGAAGCAGCCCTTGACGATGAATCCGTCAATTCCTGGAAGATGGAATATAGGATGGCTTTAGCAAATGGGCATATTGGTTATTTTGTGGACAGGTGCCTGATTCTCCGAGACAGTATGGGCAAACCAATACGTTCGGTAGGTTCTGTTCTGAATGTCACCGCCTCTAGGACTCACTTGGAGCAAATACAACGGCAAAATGACAACCTTCGTGAAATAGCCTGGCTTCAATCCCATAAGATCAGGGCTCCCCTTTCTAGGATTATGGGACTGACAGCACTAGCAAAGGAAACCAACAGAGAGGACATTAGCACCGAACAAATCATCGACTGGATAGGCAGTTCATGCAAGGAGCTGGACAGGGTCGTACATGAAATCACGAAAAGGACATTTGACAACACTGATGGCAATAATGCCTGA